AAAATTAATGTCTCTTTAATCCTTCGGTATCAGTATTTGAAACAGTCCAATAAATGACACTTGAATCCATTATGTTCATGCCCCATCTGGCAGTATtttccaaacacacaccctctaaaGCCGAGAAGGAAAAGCGAATGCAGGAGAACAAcgccacttgcaagttcccatcTAAGTCAGGCACCGTCCCGAATTGAACCAATGTCAGTCTTTTCACAgtctctggatcaaaatccttgaaGTCACTCCCTAGTAGCTCTGTGTGTGTAGCTATACcagatggactacagcagttgAAAAAGACAGCTCTCCATCACCACCTGAAACAAAATTACGAATGGGCATTAAACTTTGGGCTAACCAGAAAATTCCGTGAAAGATTAAGATAAACATAACATCAAacctattagagataatgggaactgcagatgctggagattccaagataataaaatgtgaggctggatgaacacagcaggccaagcagcatctcaggagcacaaaagctgacgtttcgggcctagacccttcttctaggcccgaaacgtcagcttttgtgctcctgagatgctgcttggcctgctgtgttcatccagcctcacattttattatcaaaccTATTATCCTCATTGACCCTTTCTGAATCTGCATGACTTTGTTCAATAATTTTTCAGATATGATTTTCCATGAACTTTGTTGCTGCTATGTAGAAATGCATGATTATTCCAAGGCACATTTTATTTTTTCACGGATTGTGATGCCAAATGTTTCCAATGTTATAGGTCCTCTGACAGCACTGTCATATCCAAGGAGGACTGAATGATTAAGGTTCAACCTGAACAGTGTCCACCATTCCCTCCTTCACCAGTCAAACCAATTGGTTTGGATTGAAAAGTGTTAACAGAatctgtttgttcagtgactgtaatTAATGGCAGTTTCCATGGATAATAATTGTGACATGAGACAGTATCCATCTTCTATTAATAGGGGACTCTTTTCAATGTACTACCCATAATATCAATGGGAGCATCACCTCCAAAATTGATAGGGCTCCGGAATTGAGAAGAGAATTCAATCTAAGAACTAAAGATTGGAATGATCTGGCAATGGATCAGAATTTGAGAACATTAGATTGGAATGTTACAAAAATGGACAGAAGTTTATCCTTTTGGTTGCATTATATTTCTTTAGATTACTTTTGGATTACACTAGCTGATCGGATTGAATATGCACTTTACATTATTCAACACTTCTACTATCCCATTCTGGCTATTGTTGGCGTCCCTAGTAAGTCTCTGTCTCTCCAATTATTACTTCTCTCATCAATGTTTAACGATCTTATTGTTCTTAATAATTAAGTTGCTCTCCTTGCTTCTGTTGCTGCTGTGCCTGAATAGTCAGTGATTAACTCTACAGACTAGTATTAACTGTTTCAGTGatcttgtttattcattcactctCTTCAGTGCTGGTGCCCCTGGTGATTTTCCATATTCAGTCCATGGATGTCTGAACCATGATTCAAAGTCTTCTTGTCATAGTTTGCTAAATATGGGAGGACCATGCTGGTGTTCCTCAAATAGGAACACAAGCTCCATTCCCCATCCATCAACTCCACTTCATTTTCTGGCCACTATCTGAGACTGAATCAGAGTGATCTCTGTCATCTGTGCTGCCATGCGTCAGGATCATTGAACattgttgttgatagtgaggaggaaggtCTCATGCTGCACTGATATTGACCAGCTAGTAAATCGGGCAAAGTAATGGCAGATTTATCTTAGATatattgaatggcacagtggctctttggttagtgctgctgcctcacagtgccaaggtcCTAGGTTCAAATTTCACCCTGTCTTCTTTCATGCAGAGTCACAAACAGCCAGTACAGAAAACAGTAGATACAACAGAAAAAAAAGCTACTACCTTGGACAAAAAGCAAGTTTTTTAATTGTGCTGCTGCCGCACATGCAAGAATTACTTAgccaaggtcatgcagcttgtcaagtatcatcaacaattttagcccttcagccaATCCTGTACAATCTATCTTCTAATGCAGCTATTGAACATCATCATGAACTTttagcccttcagtccaacctatACAGGATACATCTTGCCAGAGAGAGTCGTGGAGGCTGAAACCGTGTGTACATTTTAAGCTGAAATAGATTTTTGTTCAATACGGGAATCAGagattatggggaaaatgcaggaaattgcatgtgaggaatgttggatcagccatcaTCCCATTTGaacagtggaacaggctcaagggtcaGAACAGCCTACTCAAGTTACTATTTCTTGTGGTCATCTGTTCTCATGGAGTGAACAATAGGATATTGTAGTTATATGAGAGGGAAGCAGGTTATGATGAATAAAATTGGTGTTCTGGAACTGACTATGGTTTGGACATTCTCTGACTTACATTGTTCAAAAATATTAAGTTAATTGAACAAGAGGAACTGATCCTGGACAAACAAATCCCAATCAAGGGtgacaccatttaaaaggcattttagGCAGTTAACTGGGTGAATATATTTTCCCTGCTTTTCCACTTCACCATGACAGAATGTGGACCACCATATAAACAAACCCCCAAAACATTCCATTCTCTATTTTTCCTGAAGGAAATTGGAGATAATATTTCAGGTGACCAATGCCTCAAAATCTGCAGAAACCCCAATCTGATCGAAAGTAAACCAGTTTGTGTTATTCTGTTTGAAGTCAGCTATTCTTAAAAATGCACAGGTGCTACAGGATAAGGTGCTTCTTATGTTTTGTATTTCATGGTTTCAAATAAATAGATGGTTCTTCTTGTTACTTCCTGTACAATTATCATTGGCTACAGTCACACAATTGAAAGTCTTACCATATCTGTAATCAAAGTGATAGCTTTGCACACAAATTGATGTATAATAACATTGTTTGTTTGTCTTCCTCACAGTCAACTTAGCAACGCTTGCAATTCTGTTTAATGGAAAATGTGGATTATCTAACTGTGTCACTCGTTACTTAATGGCCATGGCAGCAGCAGATCTACTGGTTgctatcctcgacctgatactgaGACACATTCCAATTGTTTATAAGGATAGGTTTGAtttcctttatttctttcctgtgtgtaatatccacgccgtcctgctttatgcagctaCTGACTGTACAGTATGGTTTACTGTCGCTTTCACTTTTGATCGTTTTGTGGCTATTTGTTGCCAGAAGTTGAAAAGTAAATTTTGCAGTGAGAAAGTGGCAGCTGTGGTCCTGGGAACAAtaactgtgctgagctgtttaaagaacattttctggttttTTATGTTCAAACGGCGATATATCCTGGGGAACATtccctggttttgttctgtaacaATCAAAGCTCTGGAATCTCCAATAATGGTACCAACTGAGTTCCTCTACAACATTCTCACTCCAGGGGTACCATTTGTTCTGGTTCTGCTGTTCAATggtttcaccgtcagacacattttagttgccagcagagcccgcaggagattccaggctcacagcaatggggAGATTTCCAaagacccagagatggagagtcGAAGAAAATCTATCATTTTACTTTTTGTTATCTCTGTCAATTTCATTGTGTTATGGTCAACGTTTATGGTTTATACTATATGGATCCGTATGTGGTGGTTGGGATTTCGATCTGTACTGATGCACAGTTTTGTGCGAGAACTGGGCTTTATGTTGCAACtcttgagttgctgcacaaacactgcaaTTTATGTTGTAACCCAGGCTAAGTTCAGAGAACAATTGAAGAACATGCTGAAACTTCCTTTTGCTCCAATTAACCTTTCAATAAAATTAGTTAATTAATTCTTCAGATATTTCTTTACTTCATTTCACAATTCCAGCAAGTGAGTAGCCTATCACTTTGATAACAGATTCTGGATGTACACTGCACCTCGGATTAAATACAGGACCTGAGCATTTCAACAAAGGGTTCGGTGCAGATGAAGCCTGTATTGAGAACAGAGAAGTGGTGGGATcttttagaatcatggaatccctacagtgtggaagcaggccaatcggcccaacaagtcgacactaCTCCTCTGAAGAGCCTACCACCCATACCCagcatgcccccgcagcccattcCATCCTaacaacattccatttcccaaggctaatccatctaactgaCACACCCTTCAGGTCTACGATCTGCATGATTTCTGATGAAAGAGCACCGACCTCCatgaacataaaacagtacaacaaaggaacaggccatttggcccaagattTCTGTGTCGGTTATGATGctattccaaactaatcccatctgtatTCACATGATCTGTATCTTtccattctctgcctgttcaaaTGTCTGTCCAAaagtgcctcttaaactttgttaTCATATCTACTTCTGCTACCCTATCCTGGCAGCGCATTCTCTTTGTATACATGGTGTCAGATGTGCTGAGCATTTatattatttcttatttctaatggAGAAAATAAAACTCATTTTGCTAGCCCTGCAAAAAGAATCTGTAAGCCTTTCATTCCTCTTCAGTGAGAAATACAATAGCAGTTGGCTGAGAATCAGCTTGGCCCAACATTTAACATGCAATTCAAAAAACCTAAGTTATGAAGAACACGTGGACAACTTGCTGAGGAAAAATAAAACCTCAAAgcaataaattgatttttttttacaaattaatTAACTAATAAACATGGACATTATAAAGTGCCAAACAGCAGCATTTTCTTTCATCTTTCACTGAAGGAGCAGAGCGAGGGAATGATAGACTAAGTCCCAAATTATATGGTaaggagagggaactgggatcAAGCTGTGGAATTGTGTTAAACAAACAATGATCTTGCATTTGCCTCTGGAGGCACACTGAGCTGGTCTTGGTGAAATTCATAGAAAATTTGTGGTAAGAGCTGAGTTGACTTTCAGTCTATGTTTTCCAGCTGTCAGAGCATGGAAATGTTTTTGGCGAGAGAGAGGACAGGAAGAGCTTGTATGTATGTTTGAAGGTGTTCACATCAAACTGTGTGTATGTCTtggtgtgcatgtgcatgtgtgcatgtatttgataaagtgccacttAAAAGGTAACATGCATTATAATATCCTACAGGGTTAGTGCCGACcagtagaaagcagagagtcagATACGTTAAATGCAAGATGTAACTTGTGATGTGCCACAGAGTTTGGCTCCTCAGACCCCAACCACTTACAATTGTGGCAATGCTATCACTtcaaaaaggttattttgtcctgggctTTTCTGGAGAGGGATTGTAAAGGCAGAGGTGACAAAGCGGCTACAGGAAATGGTCTAAGTCAATAATCAGAGGAAGACTGtcgttttttttttctaaagcaATTGAAtcaatggaaggggagtggccagttctcaCAGATCAAGTATTTTTTAGCTGTAGCAGTCAGAAGTTGTTTGGGTCCCAGAAGAAGTGGAGCTTCAGTAAAATGATTCCTCACTGCTGCCTTCTCTGAAATCTTTCATGAAGTtgcttcctcctggattggagaattgTCCCGAAGAATCTGAGTCTGAATTTGCCTTCCTGCCAAGGGGTGAGTTTATGGGATGATACCAGATTGGAAAAGTTAATTGGGAGTATGTACTGTATTTCTTTTTCAGTTAATAATAATAGTAGTTAAGTCATTCTAAATTACACTTTCTTTTGGTTGCATTTTAACTAGAGTGTTTACATTAATTGAGTTTTGCTTCACATTGagtggtttgaccagttgcatcacatTTGGAACAAAcccttcacatctacctttaaagtAAAAACTAAAGTTAGGGCCTGAGCTAccttcttaacatattttgagaGGGTCTGATGTGATTCGTAACACAATCtatatgaaataactgcacagaggcaggTTCCTGTCACAAAGTCACCCATTATTTTCTAGTGtgcagtacactggctgtggccagccagatCTGAGTGAGTTCTCACCTGAAGAAATTCTAATATCCTGGATATGTTGGTCAGCCAAAACtttcctgattggggttgttaacctgggccaaacaAGAACCTTGTAGTCAATGAGGTCcacttggttccaatcactacatccctcttcTCCTAGGTCTGGGGACGTAGGTCTGGTCTTTCACTTACAGCTTCTCCAGTGACATTTTCGTCCCTACTGCAGTTCCTCTAACTCGGACTGACTAACACGCAATGTGTACCATCTCTTTTGTCTGAATATTTCAGAAgattttcctcctcttcttccggCAGGAACGGTGTTGAGACTGCATCCATTTTGGACTCTGAGGTTTTGAAAACACtgagtcaggaatggatgttgcaggttccagggtttaggtctttcattaaggtcagggaaggtggtaaaagagggggaggtgtggctttgttggtcaaggacagtataacggcggctgaaagaacctgtgatgaggactcgtctactgaggtggtatgggctgaggttgccaaggaaggtttgtcgactgagtcagtatgggtggaagttaggaacagcaagggagcagtcacctcactgggggttttctacagacccccaaatagcagtagggagatcaaagaactcattggccggcagattgttgaaaagtgcaaatgtagcaaggttgttgttatgggtgacttcaactttcccaatatagattgaaacctccttagtgcagatggtttggatggagctgtttttgtcaggtgtgttcaggagagtttccttactcagtatgtggacaggctgacgaggggggaggccattttggatttggtgctcggcaatgagccaggacaggtgtcagatctcgtggtgggagaacactttggcgacagtgaccacaacagcttcatatttaccatagccatggaaagggaaaggagcagttaccagggaaagatatttaactggggtaaaggaaactatgatgctatcagacaggagttgggaagtacagattgggagcaattgttccacagaaagggcacagcagacttgtggaggctgtttaaggagcagttgttgcgagtgacgtataaatttgttcctctgagacaggtaagaaggggtaagattaaggagccttggatgacaggtacagaggtgcttcttgtcaaaaagaaaaaggcagcatacgtaaggTGGACGAAGTAAGGACCAGGAGGGGgcaggaaaaaggcttggcaggaaggattagggagaacccgaaggcattttactcatacatgaggaataggAGAATGattagggagaaggtagggccgatcagggatagcgtagggaacttgtgcgtggagtctgagcagataggggaagcccaaAATGAGATTTtggcttcagttttcactaaggaaagggaccttgttgtgaatgagaactttgaggagcaggaaaacaggcttgaacagatcaagattgaagaagttgatgtcctggaaattttggcaaacattaagattgataaatccgcagggccagaccagatttatcctaggttgctccgggaagcgagagaGGAGGTTGCTCAGCCATTGgggaagatctttgcttcctcactctccatgggagtcgtgccggaagattggagggaggcaaatgttgttccacttttcaagaaagggaatggggaaatccctggaaattacggaccagtcagtcttacgtctgtggtcagcaaggttttggaaagaattctgagggataggatttatgactatttggaaaagcatatcatgattaaagggagtcagcatggctttgtgaggggcaggtcatgccttacaattcttattgagttctttgaggaagtcgtgagacaggttgacaagggtcgagcagtggatgtggtgtacatggactttagcaaggcatttgataaggctccccacggcaggctcattcataaagtcaggaggtatgggatacagggtgatttggctgtctggattgagaattggttggctgacaggaggcagagagtggttgtagatgataagtattctgcctggagatcagtgctgagtggtgtcccgcagggctctgttcttgggcctctgctctttgtagtttttataaatgactcggatgagGCGGTTAAggagtgggttagtatgtttgctgatgacacaaaggttggaggtgccgttgatactGTCGaaggctattgcaggcttcagcgagacattgacagtatgcagagctgggctgaaaaacggcagatggagttcaacctggataaatgcaaagtgatgcattttggaaggtcgaacttaaatgctgaatatagaattaaaggcaggattctcggcagtgtggaggaacagcaggatcttggtgttcaagtgcatagctccctcaaagttgccacccaagtggataatgttgttaagaaagcatatggtgttttggctttcattaacagggggatcgagtttaagagccgcgaggttatgctgcagctcttcaaaaccctggtgagaccacacttgggatattgtgtccggttctggtcaccctattataggaaagatgtggaggctttggagagtgtgcaaaggaggtttaccaggatgctgcctggactggagggcttgtcttatgacgagaggttgactgagcttggacttttctctctggagagaaggaggaagagaggtgacctgatcgaggtgtacaaggtaatgaggggcatggatagagtcgatagccagagatttttccccagggcaggattgactgccacgaggggtcatagttttaaggtgttaggaggaaggtgtagaggagacgtcagagggaggttcttcacccagagagttgtgagcacatggaataggtTACCAGTCATAGTCgaggaagtggagtcattagtgatatttaagcgactgctggacatgcacatggacagcagtgaattgaggggaatgtaggttaggttattttatttttggatttggattattgcatggcacaacatcatgggatgaagggcctataccatgctgtacttttctatgttctatgttctactagaTGGAGGGGGAGGACCTACTGTTTCTGATAGGCCTTCTGTCTGTTCTGAGGGTACGGGTATGTTCTGCTCCTGCCCTGTGTGTAAGGGCAGatttcaggtgatccacatgtttgttcaggactgcatCACCAACCTGACCTTCGTAAGTGACAGGACCTGACCTCATGTCAACCTCACCTCGTAACAATacggggccattcccatggttcagCATTAAGcttcatcccctgaattaaattgtctctcGCGTAGAGGAGGCACTTGACCAGCACTGGCATTCATACTGCCTTTTCTCCCTCCACACTCAGGGCTGGAAATATCACCTGATGTTGAGTCTTCTCCACaccagcaactctgctggagctatccctgctGTTGCATGTGGTGtgatcctataatcaaataggaactagGACAGATTGGAATAAAACTGaagctgtaggctgcttcttCAAGCCTGGCTGCAACATTTGGGCCATTCTTTCCACTAAA
This window of the Stegostoma tigrinum isolate sSteTig4 chromosome 37, sSteTig4.hap1, whole genome shotgun sequence genome carries:
- the LOC125467634 gene encoding probable G-protein coupled receptor 139, producing MDQNLRTLDWNVTKMDRSLSFWLHYISLDYFWITLADRIEYALYIIQHFYYPILAIVGVPINLATLAILFNGKCGLSNCVTRYLMAMAAADLLVAILDLILRHIPIVYKDRFDFLYFFPVCNIHAVLLYAATDCTVWFTVAFTFDRFVAICCQKLKSKFCSEKVAAVVLGTITVLSCLKNIFWFFMFKRRYILGNIPWFCSVTIKALESPIMVPTEFLYNILTPGVPFVLVLLFNGFTVRHILVASRARRRFQAHSNGEISKDPEMESRRKSIILLFVISVNFIVLWSTFMVYTIWIRMWWLGFRSVLMHSFVRELGFMLQLLSCCTNTAIYVVTQAKFREQLKNMLKLPFAPINLSIKLVN